Proteins encoded by one window of Blautia luti:
- a CDS encoding response regulator transcription factor — MDALKILVVDDESRMRKLVKDFLTKKNFQVLEAGDGEEAMDIFYEEKDIALIILDVMMPKMDGWEVCREIRKNSKVPIIMLTARSDERDELLGFDLGVDEYISKPFSPKILVARVEAILRRTGQGSAEDVLSAGGIVIDKAAHLATVDGKTMDLSFKEFELLTYFLENEGIALSREKILNSVWNYDYFGDARTIDTHVKKLRSKMGDKGEYIKTVWGMGYKFEVTE, encoded by the coding sequence ATGGATGCATTGAAGATCCTGGTAGTGGACGATGAAAGCCGAATGAGAAAGCTGGTAAAAGATTTCCTTACAAAAAAGAATTTTCAGGTACTGGAAGCTGGTGATGGAGAAGAAGCAATGGATATCTTTTATGAAGAGAAAGATATTGCACTGATCATTCTGGATGTAATGATGCCGAAGATGGACGGATGGGAAGTATGCCGTGAAATACGAAAGAATTCAAAAGTACCTATCATTATGCTTACAGCCAGAAGTGACGAGAGGGATGAATTATTAGGATTTGACCTGGGAGTGGATGAATATATATCCAAGCCATTCAGTCCGAAAATTCTGGTAGCCAGAGTGGAAGCAATCCTTCGCCGTACAGGGCAGGGAAGCGCAGAGGATGTTCTTTCAGCAGGAGGAATCGTGATTGACAAAGCTGCCCATCTGGCGACTGTGGATGGGAAAACTATGGATCTGAGCTTTAAAGAATTTGAGCTTCTGACCTATTTCCTTGAGAACGAGGGAATTGCTTTATCAAGAGAAAAGATCCTTAATTCTGTATGGAATTATGACTATTTCGGAGATGCCAGAACTATTGATACTCATGTAAAAAAACTCAGAAGTAAGATGGGCGATAAGGGTGAGTATATTAAAACTGTATGGGGTATGGGGTATAAATTCGAGGTGACAGAATGA